The Leadbetterella byssophila DSM 17132 DNA window TATCCTAAGAGAAGCTTTAACCATGTTTAGAAATAATTCCATTGATCAACATAGAATAGGAGAACTGCTAAATATTCATCAGGACAGCTTGAGGGATGCCAAAAAGGTTTCCACTCCAAAAATCAATAGAATGGTGGATGCTGCCCTGAAAGCAGGTGCTCTAGGAGCGAAAATCAACGGTTCAGGTGGCGGCGGATGCATGTTTGCCTATGCACCTAATGATCCTGAAGCTGTAGCTGCAGCCATAGAAAAAGAAGGTGGAAAACCGTATATCATTGAAGTAGATGAAGGAACCCGGGTACATTAATTCCGGGTTTCACAAATTCTTCTTTTTACTTCTTCATTTAAATAGTCTTCTACTGCTCCTGTGTCAGATGGTGAACACCACACCTTCACCGTGTAAATGGTCATCACCCAATCTTCAGCATTTACAGAGATATGTGGTTCTGGTTGTAAATGAATCTTTGAAAAACCTTTACACGCATCTAAAATCTGGCTTTTGATCCATTCAGTATCCTTCTGGCGTGGAACCTTAAAACTTAATTCTACCCTCAACTCTCCATTACCGGAAATATTCGTAATTGGATTTGAAGTGATGGAACTGTTGGGAATGATAATTCTCCGGTTCTCTTTGGTCTGCAAAACCGTATTGAATATTAATATCTCTCTCACTACTCCGGTAAAACCACTGATGATCACACTATCTCCTATCTTGTAAGGTTTAAAAGCCAAAATCATTACCCCACTGGCAAAATTGGAAAGATTCCCTTGCAAAGCCAAACCTACTGCTAATCCCGCCCCACCTAATAAGGCTATAAAGGAAGTAGTCTCTATACCAAACTTGGCGGCAGCACTTAATACCACCATCACTTTGATCAAGATGGATACTAAGGAAACCACAAAAGGAACAATGGAAGATTCAGGAACCCTACGCGTAAGCACTTTCCTCAAACCGCTACTGATTCTGTTGGCCAACCAAAAGCCAATGATTAAGGTAACTATGGCTATAGCCAACTTATGTCCATACTTGATCATCAGCCCTTTAAACATTTCTAAAAGACTATCCAGATTATAATTCATGACAAAATTTTGGGTTTAAAAACTGCAAAAGTCCACAAAAACTCAGCTTTTGGCTAAAGATTTGGGGAAAATTCTAATAATTAGGGCTTTAGTGCTAAAAATGTTCAGAAATAGCTTTATCTTTGCACTCCTTTTTAAGGAACGATTTTGTATAACATTAAATTTCAGTAGTATAGCTCGGACTACTGATGTATTTAGAGCTTTTTTATGGCAAATCAACAATTCCCAGCATTTGATTGGGACAAAGTAACCAAGAAAGGTATTGGTGGTGGTTATTCTGCAACCGAAAAAGCAGAGTTAGAAAAATTGTACGGAGAAACTTTCTCCCCAATTGAAGAAAAAGATGTAGTAGAAGCTCTTGTGGTAGGTGTTACTGACCGCGAAGTTCTTTTGAACATCGGATTCAAATCAGACGGTATCGTATCTCGTTCTGAATTCCGTGACCTACCGGATCTTAAAGTAGGTGACAAAGTAGAAGTATTCATCGAAAAGCAAGAAGATGCATTAGGTCAACTAGTGATCTCTCGTAAAAAAGCTAGAATCCTTACTGCTTGGTCTAAAATTGAAAAGGCGTTGGAAACAGACATCATCGTGGACGCTCTTATCAAACGTCGTACGAAAGGTGGTCTTATCGTAGATATTTACGGTATTGAAGCTTTCCTTCCTGGTTCACAAATTGACGTTAAACCTATCAGAGACTTCGATGTATTCGTAGGCAAACGTATGGAAGTGAAAGTGGTGAAAATCAACCACACTAATGACAACGTGGTAGTTTCTCACAAAGTATTGATCGAGAAAGATCTTGAATCACAAAGACAACAGATTCTTACTAACCTTGAAAAAGGTCAAGTATTGGAAGGTGTGGTTAAAAACATCACTAACTTCGGTGTATTCATCGACTTGGGTGGTGTGGATGGTCTCCTTCACATTACAGATATCTCTTGGGGTCGTGTTAATCATCCAAACGAAGTACTTAACCTTGATGACAAAATCAAAGTGGTGGTACTTGACTTTGATGATGAGAAGAAACGTATCTCTCTAGGTATGAAACAATTGGAAGCTCACCCTTGGGATTCCTTAGCTCAAAACCTTGAAGTAGGTTCTAAAGTAAGCGGTAAAATCGTGAACATCGCTGATTACGGTGCTTTCCTAGAATTGAAACCAGGTGTGGAAGGTTTGATCCACGTTTCTGAAATGTCTTGGTCTCAACACTTGAGAAACCCATCTGATTTCTTACAAATCGGTGACGAAATCTCTGCAGTGGTATTGACTCTAGACAAAGAAGAAAGAAAAATGTCTTTGGGTATTAAACAATTGACTGAAGATCCATGGACTAAACAAGATCTATTAGCTAAATACGCTATCGGAACGAAACATACAGGTACTGTAAGAAACCTTACTAACTTCGGTCTATTCTTAGAACTTGAAGAAGGTATTGACGGTCTAGTACACGTTTCTGACCTTTCTTGGACGAAGAAAATCAAGCATCCTTCTGATTTCGTGAAAATCGGAGATACGCTTGAAGTTGTAGTTCTTGAATTGGATGTTGAAAACAGAAGATTAGCGCTTAGCCACAAACACATCGAAGAAAACCCTTGGGATACTTTCGAATCTGTGTTTGAAGTAGGTTCTGTACATGACGCAAGCATCATCTCTAAATCTGATAAAACTGTAGTTCTTGAACTTCCTTACGGAATCGAAGGTACAGTTGCCCTTAAAGGCATCAACAAAGAAGATGGTACTGTAGCTGAAGTAGGTGAGAAATTGAAATTCGAGGTTATCGAGTTCAATAAAGACGAAAAGAAAATCGTTCTTTCTCACTCTAAAACTTGGGAAGCTCCTTCTGAAGAGCCAGCTGAGAAGAAAAAATCTTCTGCTAAAGCTGACAAAGTAAAACTTCCTGAAGCAGAAAAATCAACTCTTGGTGATATCTCAGCACTTGCTGCTTTGAAAGACCAATTGGTAAACGAGGAAGCTGCATCTAAGAAGAAAGCTACAAAGAAGAAATCTGACGAAGAATAATCTAGTTGTTAGGGCGTAGTTAGGGCGTATTGCAATACGCCCTAACTTTTTAGCCCATCTCTGCAGCTTATTGTGGCGTATTACAATACACCACAACAAAAAGGGGACGTATCACGATACGCCCCCTTTTTGATTCATATATTCTTTCTTTTTAATATATCTCCTTTCTCTGAGCTTTTACGCGCTCGTCAGTCAAGTAATCATCAAACGTCATTAACTTATCTAGACAGCCTTTAGGCCCTAATTCTACTACGCGGTTAGCCACGGAGTTAGTCAACTGATGGTCATGAGAGGTAAAGAGAATAACGCTGTCATAATCCTCCATCCCCTTGTTCAAGGCCTGAATAGACTCCAAGTCCAAGTGGTTCGTAGGCTCATCAAACAACAACACGTTCGAGTTCGATAACATCATCTTAGAGAACATACAACGCTGCTTCTCCCCTCCCGATAATACCGTACACTGCTTCAATGCCTCCTCTCCAGAGAACAACATCCGCCCCAAGAACCCACGGATAAAGGTCTCGTCTTTCTCCGTAGAAAACTGACGCAACCAGTCCACTAGATTCATGCTGCTATCCACAAAGTACTCGCTGTTGTCATTCGGCAAGTAGTCCTTTGTAATGGTAACTCCCCACTTGAATGATCCGGAAGTAGGTTGTCTTTTCTCCATTAATACATCAAAAAGAGCCGTTACCGCTAGACCATCTTTGCTCAAAAAGGCCACTTTATCTCCTTTGGCAACCTGGAAACTCAAATCCTTGAACAGATATTCTCCCTCCTCGTTTTTGTAACTCAAATTCTCTACCACTAGGATCTGATCACCTACCTCACGCTCAGGTTTGAACCCAATAAACGGATATCTACGTGAAGACGGCTGAATAGCGGCGATATCCAACTTCTCTATCATTTTCTGACGAGCAGTAGCTTGCTTAGACTTAGCCACGTTAGCAGAGAAACGACGAATAAATTCTTCCAATTCTTTCTTCTTCTCTTCCGCTTTCTTATTCTGATCCGCCTTCTGCTTAGCCGCTAACTGACTGGACTCATACCAGAAAGTATAATTACCACCATAAAGCGTGATTTTCTTGAAATCCAAATCTGCAATATACGTACAAACATTGTCTAAGAAGTGACGGTCGTGAGATACCACAATCACCGTATTCTTAAAGTTCATCAAGAAGTTTTCTAACCAAAGGATAGACTCTATGTCCAAGTTGTTCGTAGGCTCATCCAAAAGCAACACATCCGGATTTCCAAACAAAGCCTGAGCCAATAGCACCTTCACTTTATCTGCTGGGTTCATTTCAGACATCACCGTATAGTGATACTCTTCTGAGATACCCAAACCGGATAATAATGCGGCTGCATCTGATTCCGCTTCCCAACCGTTCATTTCAGCGAACTCACCTTCTAATTCAGCTGCACGGTTACCATCTTCTTCAGAAAAATCTTCTTTAGCATATAGGGCATCTTTCTCCTGCATAACCTGATATAGACGCTCATTTCCTCTCATTACAGTATCTAATACCGTAAATTCGTCATAGGCGTTCTGGTTCTGTTTCAATACAGACATCCTCTCGCCCGGATCCATGCTCACATTCCCTGTGGTAGGTTCAATATCCCCTGCTAATATTTTTACGAAAGTTGACTTACCTGCTCCGTTGGCTCCAATGAGCCCGTAAACGTTGCCCGGGGTAAACTTTAAGTTCACTTCTTCAAAAAGCACTCTTTTCCCAAACTGCAGAGAAAGATTTGATACCGTTAACATATTCTATGTATAAATAAATTGAAATGCAAAGTTACGCATTTTTAAGGGGTTTTCAGTATAAAATCTCCTCTATAGTACTCGCCTTCATTAAGGTAGACAAACAGCACTCCACTTGTATCTTAATCCTTTCATAGACTTATCATTTTACATTAAAATTTGTAAGGTCCATTGAGTCTTGAAGTTTACTATAGCATGATTCTGTCTATACTACCACAGCTAAACCACCCTAAGTTCATATGTTCACCCTTTTATTCCTCCTACTTTTCTCCTAACCACCCACTTTAAAGTGCAAGCATGGAACTTCAGAATTACTTACCATTCACAATGAACCGTCCTTTAAATCCATCACTTGTGCCAGTTCATTATCTTTTGCCTTAATCAAATCAACCGCTTCAATCCTCCACATTGCCCTTCAATCCTAATAAAAGTTCCATCTATCTTCTTTAAAAGTTTATCGTCCAAGTAGTTCGTCTACATTATATGTAGTTCTAGCGCAATCACATTAAGGTTATGGAGAAGTATCTCTATGTAAGGCTTTATTGTTGTTTAAATTACCATCACAACAACCAATTTATAATAGTAACATTCCTGAATACCAGTACTTTATTTACTCCGTGATTTATTCTAAGGATTCTTAGTCCTATATTGTACTTTTTTTACCTTTGTTTATCAATCGAACTAAAGTGGAAGATGTAATTAACCGTTTGCTGAAAGCCAAAAATGAGAAAGACATCATTTTACGATTACAGGAAATAAACGAGGTATTCGCAAAATATTCCTATTTCATTATGGGAAACATAGAGATCTTCCCCATCGAAGTAGAATCTTACTTTTACCATCCACAATGGTTTCCTGACACATACTCCCATATAAATGAGTTGCAAAGCAACCGCTTCTTACATCCCTACTTACATAGAAGAGGTAATAAAGCTAAGAACAAAGTTATTTTAGGTAAGAGAGGTGGAATAGATATCGTGCTTTCAAATGGTACTGATTATTATTTCGGCCTATTAATTAGAATGGCAGAACTCAAGATAAAAGGGGATTATCTTTCATTTGAAGGACCTGCAAAACTTAAAAACTTCCTTTTAAAGAAAATGGACAAAATGGAGGATCTCCCTATAGAGTTAAAAAATAGAGTGGAGCTAATCCCAAGGCAGGTTTTTCACCTACCACGAATAAACCTTAATCCACTAAGAAATCCCGCCTATTTTGAACAACCTCTTCGTACCTTATATAACTTGCAAAAGTCAAAACTGAAATCAAAAGATCTGGCCTCAATTATTGCTAGTAAGAAAATGCCTTTAACCCAAAATACTATAGAAACCCTATTAGGGAGACCATCTACCGTGATATTAAATGGCGTAAAAAGAATACTTCTGCCCTAATCCTATTGTACTATTTTTTATTTTCCCTATACTTCACCTTTTTTGTGCCTGGATTCGTTGGATATTTATGAGTAAGAGATTTTTATTATGCGTTCTGGCCGCCGTGGTCAGCATATCTGCACGCCCTATAACAGATTATACAAAAAAGCAGGAAGCATGGGTGGAGACCATCCTTTCCGAAATGACTTTAGAGGAAAAGGTGGGCCAATTGTTCATGATCGCCGTCTTCTCTAACCGAAGAGAAGCAGATTATACCATCGTAGAAAATCAAATCAGAAAATATCACCTCGGTGGACTAGCCTTCTTCCAGGGAAATGCCCTAAAACAAGCAGAACTTACTAACCGATATCAAGCAGCCGCAAAGATCCCCCTCCTGATAGGTCTGGATGCAGAATGGGGATTAGGTATGCGACTGAATAACGCATTCTCCTTCCCAAAAGCCATCACCATAGGTGCAGCTAAAGACATAGAACTTGCCGAACAAGTCAGCGAGGAAATAGCTCGCCAATGCAAACGCATTGGAGTACATTTTAACTTCTCTCCAGTTGGAGATATCAACTCAAATCCAAAAAATCCGGTCATCAACTACAGATCTTTCGGAGAATCCCCACTGAACGTATCTGAGCTTACCAGCGCCTTTGTTCGTGGACATAGAAAGTACAATATCCTTACCAGTGCCAAGCACTTCCCCGGACACGGAGATACCCATGTAGATTCTCACTATGACCTACCCGTACTTCAACACTCTCTAAAACACATTCAAGAGGTTGAGTCTGCTCCTTTCAAAGCCATGATAGCAGATAGCGTATCTTCTGTCATGATAGGACACCTCAATGTCCCTGCCTTAGATAATGGCGTTCCGGCTACTGTATCCGAAAGGATCATTAAGGATTACCTTCAAAAAGAACTCGGTTTTACCGGATTAGTCATCTCTGATGCCTTAAACATGAAAGGCCTACTCAAATCCTTCCCGGTAGGAGAAGCGGAAGTTCGTGCCTTCAAAGCCGGTAATGATATGTTACTACAAACCTCAAACCTTGATAAAGCCTACAATGCCGTACTTGCGGCATGCATTAACGGTAGAATCACAGAAGAAGAACTGAATCACAGCGTTAGAAAAATACTTAAATCCAAATATTGGGCAGGTCTTCACTCCTATAAACCCGTTGACCTTAGAAATATTAGTGAAGATCTGGACACCGAAAGAAGCAAAGAACTTAAACAACTCATTTATAACAAAGCCGTAACCGTAACCAGAGATGAATTTGGACTTATCCCTTTGAAAGGTCTTGCAACACTAAAAATGGCTAGTATTGGTGTAGGAGTTGATCAGGAAAACCTCTTTCAAAGTACCTTAGAACTCTACGGAGACGTGAACTCCTACCTCCTACAAGATAAACCAGCCAGAAGCACAGATTGGAAATCCATAGCAGAAGAGGCCGTAAAAAATGATCTGGTGATTGTCAGTATTCACAAGGTAAGGCAATCTGAAAAATTAGATTACGGCATCACAGAGGAAACCCTGAATATGTTAAGATATATTCAAGAGAACTCCCGACTCATCGTTTGCGTCTTCGGAAACCCCTATAGCTTGAAGTTTTTTGATGAATTCGAGACTGTCATGTGCGGATTTGAAGACGAGGAAGAAGCTCATATGGCCGCTGCCAATGTACTTTTCGGAGTCAATTCCGCCCAAGGTAAGGTTCCTGTTAATACCCTCTCTGCAGATGGTAAGCTCGATTACGGATATGAAGTAGAATCCTTCGCCCGACTAGGTTTCGCTATGCCTTCAGAAGTTGGAATGAGTGCTGCAAAACTGCAAGAAATCAGAAAGGTGGTTAATTCCGCTATCATGGGGGAAGAATTTCCGGGTTGTCAGGTTTTAGTAGCCAGAAAAGGCAAAGTCGTCTTCTACGAAGGTTTCGGTAACATGAAATACAATAACGGCCAAGCGGTCAACAGACATACCTTGTATGATTTAGCTTCTGTTACCAAAGTAGCCTCCACCTTACAGGCTATAATGATGCTCTACGATCAAGGTAAAATAAACCTCGACGAGAAATTATCCACCTACCTTCCCGAACTTCTGGGAACCAATAAAAGTAGATTGATCATAAAAGATATCCTTTTGCATCAAGCCGGGTTGAAAGCATTTGTACCCTTCTTTGATCAAACGCGATTCGGAAGCGGGCAATACAATCCTTACTACTTCTCCAACGCTCCCATCACTTCCGGGCACATTCCTATTTCAGATGAATTAGGAGTTAATCCCATTATCAAAGATTCAGTATTCTCATGGGTGGAAAAGTCGGCTCTAATCAATGCTCCAGGTTCACAATATGTGTATTCTGACCTGGGACTACTCCTACTTCAGAAATTAGTTGAACGCATAAGCGGTAGAAATTTAGATGCCTTTGTAGGAGCAAATATCTATGAACCTATGGGCTTGCATTCCATGATGTATAATGCATTCACCCAAAAAACGAAAGACCAAATCGCACCTACTGAAGTAAACGGAGACTTCAGAAAGGCAGCCATCCATGGCACCGTACATGATCCTAATGCTGCCCTTATTGGAGGAGTAGCAGGACACGCAGGACTTTTCTCTAATGCATGGGATCTGGCCCGACTGATGCAGATGAACCTCAACGGAGGGTATTATGATGACCGTCAGTTCTTCTCTAAAGAAACGATAGACTTCTTCACTAAACCTCAATCCAAAGTAAGTCATAGAGCTCTGGGTTGGAATAGACCTACAGGTCCCGGCGACGGAACTGTCTCCCAATACGCCTCCTCTAAGACCTACGGACATACCGGCTTTACCGGTACTTGCGTGTGGGTTGACCCTGAAAAAGACTTGATCTTCGTGTTTCTTTCTAACAGAGTATATCCTTCTGCGAACAACCAAAAGATCATAAAAAATAAAACTCGACAAAAAATTCACGATATCGCGTACAAGGCCCTGTTATACTAAAGGATATTTGGAAAAACCAATATCAATACAGACATTTGAATCAAAAAGTTAATTCGCAGTATATGAAAAAATTACTAACCATCTTCTTGGGATTGGGTTGCGCTTACGTATCCTTTGCTCAAGAAAACCTTACCTATCAAAAACCTCCAAAAGAAATCCTCGAATTAGTGGATTATGAAAGACCTCCTTCGGTTTCTCTTGGAAGTAAGTCAGATTATATGCTCTTTACTTACAGAGATACCTATAAGACTCTTGATGATTTATCTCAAGATGAGCTTAAATTAGGTGGTTTGAGAATCAATCCTAAGACCAATATTTCCAGTACGGTAACATACCTTAATAACTTAAAAGTTAGAAAGTTAAAAGACAGAGAAGAGATTCAGGTTAAAGGATTACCACAATCACCTAAGATCACTAACATCACCTGGTCACCTGACGAATCTAAAATTGCATTCACCCATACATCAGAGAACGGTGTGGAACTTTGGGTGTTAGAAGTAGCAAGTGCAAGCGCTAAAAAAGTTGGATCAGGTTATTTAAATGCAAATTTAGGAAACCCGATAAGTTGGTTTAAAGATAACAACAGCTTACTGGTTAACTACCTACCTGCAAATAGAAAACCACTAATCAACACCTTAGTAAGTTTGCCTACCGGTCCCATTATCTCTACTGCAGAAGGTAAAGCTTCTCAAAACCGTACATATCAGGATTTGCTGAAAAATCCTGCTGATGAGCAAAACTTTGAGACTTTGATCACTTCAGAACTAAAAAAGGTTGATCTATCCGGAAATGCTGTAGCTTTCCTTCCTGCAAACTTGTATACAGATGCTACTTTCTCTCCTGACGGAAACTATGTGCTTGTAAGCGTATTGCAGAAACCATTCTCCTATATCGTTCCTTATAACCGTTTTCCTAGCAAAACCTTTGTTTATGACAAAGCAGGAAAATTAGTTAAAGAAGTGAATAGCCTGCCTTTGAATGAAACCCTTCCAAAAGGATTCATGGCTGTAAGAACAGGAAAAAGAAGCATGAACTGGAGAGCTGATGAACCGGCTACTTTAGTTTATGTAGAGGCCTTAGACGAAGGAGATCCGGCGAAAAAAGTTGAATTTAGAGACGAAGTATTCACTTGGAAAGCTCCATTTAACCAAGCTCCGGTTTCCCTAGTAAAAACTACTCAGCGTTACGGCGGAATTACCTGGGGTAATGAAAAACTAGCTATCTTGAGAGATCAATGGTACGATACTCGTAGCTCCAGAACCTTTGTTTTTGACCCATCTTCTAAAGCAGCTCCTAAACTCATCTTTGACAGAAATTCTCAAGATATCTATTCAGATCCGGGTAGTTTCGAAACCGTTAAAAATCAATACGGAAGAAATGTACTAGCTATAGAAAATGGCAAAAGCTATTTGATAGGTGACGGACACACCAAGAAAGGACAATTCCCGTTCATAGACGAATTAGATTGG harbors:
- a CDS encoding mechanosensitive ion channel family protein, encoding MNYNLDSLLEMFKGLMIKYGHKLAIAIVTLIIGFWLANRISSGLRKVLTRRVPESSIVPFVVSLVSILIKVMVVLSAAAKFGIETTSFIALLGGAGLAVGLALQGNLSNFASGVMILAFKPYKIGDSVIISGFTGVVREILIFNTVLQTKENRRIIIPNSSITSNPITNISGNGELRVELSFKVPRQKDTEWIKSQILDACKGFSKIHLQPEPHISVNAEDWVMTIYTVKVWCSPSDTGAVEDYLNEEVKRRICETRN
- the rpsA gene encoding 30S ribosomal protein S1, with the protein product MANQQFPAFDWDKVTKKGIGGGYSATEKAELEKLYGETFSPIEEKDVVEALVVGVTDREVLLNIGFKSDGIVSRSEFRDLPDLKVGDKVEVFIEKQEDALGQLVISRKKARILTAWSKIEKALETDIIVDALIKRRTKGGLIVDIYGIEAFLPGSQIDVKPIRDFDVFVGKRMEVKVVKINHTNDNVVVSHKVLIEKDLESQRQQILTNLEKGQVLEGVVKNITNFGVFIDLGGVDGLLHITDISWGRVNHPNEVLNLDDKIKVVVLDFDDEKKRISLGMKQLEAHPWDSLAQNLEVGSKVSGKIVNIADYGAFLELKPGVEGLIHVSEMSWSQHLRNPSDFLQIGDEISAVVLTLDKEERKMSLGIKQLTEDPWTKQDLLAKYAIGTKHTGTVRNLTNFGLFLELEEGIDGLVHVSDLSWTKKIKHPSDFVKIGDTLEVVVLELDVENRRLALSHKHIEENPWDTFESVFEVGSVHDASIISKSDKTVVLELPYGIEGTVALKGINKEDGTVAEVGEKLKFEVIEFNKDEKKIVLSHSKTWEAPSEEPAEKKKSSAKADKVKLPEAEKSTLGDISALAALKDQLVNEEAASKKKATKKKSDEE
- a CDS encoding ABC-F family ATP-binding cassette domain-containing protein, coding for MLTVSNLSLQFGKRVLFEEVNLKFTPGNVYGLIGANGAGKSTFVKILAGDIEPTTGNVSMDPGERMSVLKQNQNAYDEFTVLDTVMRGNERLYQVMQEKDALYAKEDFSEEDGNRAAELEGEFAEMNGWEAESDAAALLSGLGISEEYHYTVMSEMNPADKVKVLLAQALFGNPDVLLLDEPTNNLDIESILWLENFLMNFKNTVIVVSHDRHFLDNVCTYIADLDFKKITLYGGNYTFWYESSQLAAKQKADQNKKAEEKKKELEEFIRRFSANVAKSKQATARQKMIEKLDIAAIQPSSRRYPFIGFKPEREVGDQILVVENLSYKNEEGEYLFKDLSFQVAKGDKVAFLSKDGLAVTALFDVLMEKRQPTSGSFKWGVTITKDYLPNDNSEYFVDSSMNLVDWLRQFSTEKDETFIRGFLGRMLFSGEEALKQCTVLSGGEKQRCMFSKMMLSNSNVLLFDEPTNHLDLESIQALNKGMEDYDSVILFTSHDHQLTNSVANRVVELGPKGCLDKLMTFDDYLTDERVKAQRKEIY
- a CDS encoding glycoside hydrolase family 3 N-terminal domain-containing protein, which translates into the protein MSKRFLLCVLAAVVSISARPITDYTKKQEAWVETILSEMTLEEKVGQLFMIAVFSNRREADYTIVENQIRKYHLGGLAFFQGNALKQAELTNRYQAAAKIPLLIGLDAEWGLGMRLNNAFSFPKAITIGAAKDIELAEQVSEEIARQCKRIGVHFNFSPVGDINSNPKNPVINYRSFGESPLNVSELTSAFVRGHRKYNILTSAKHFPGHGDTHVDSHYDLPVLQHSLKHIQEVESAPFKAMIADSVSSVMIGHLNVPALDNGVPATVSERIIKDYLQKELGFTGLVISDALNMKGLLKSFPVGEAEVRAFKAGNDMLLQTSNLDKAYNAVLAACINGRITEEELNHSVRKILKSKYWAGLHSYKPVDLRNISEDLDTERSKELKQLIYNKAVTVTRDEFGLIPLKGLATLKMASIGVGVDQENLFQSTLELYGDVNSYLLQDKPARSTDWKSIAEEAVKNDLVIVSIHKVRQSEKLDYGITEETLNMLRYIQENSRLIVCVFGNPYSLKFFDEFETVMCGFEDEEEAHMAAANVLFGVNSAQGKVPVNTLSADGKLDYGYEVESFARLGFAMPSEVGMSAAKLQEIRKVVNSAIMGEEFPGCQVLVARKGKVVFYEGFGNMKYNNGQAVNRHTLYDLASVTKVASTLQAIMMLYDQGKINLDEKLSTYLPELLGTNKSRLIIKDILLHQAGLKAFVPFFDQTRFGSGQYNPYYFSNAPITSGHIPISDELGVNPIIKDSVFSWVEKSALINAPGSQYVYSDLGLLLLQKLVERISGRNLDAFVGANIYEPMGLHSMMYNAFTQKTKDQIAPTEVNGDFRKAAIHGTVHDPNAALIGGVAGHAGLFSNAWDLARLMQMNLNGGYYDDRQFFSKETIDFFTKPQSKVSHRALGWNRPTGPGDGTVSQYASSKTYGHTGFTGTCVWVDPEKDLIFVFLSNRVYPSANNQKIIKNKTRQKIHDIAYKALLY
- a CDS encoding alpha/beta hydrolase family protein, with protein sequence MKKLLTIFLGLGCAYVSFAQENLTYQKPPKEILELVDYERPPSVSLGSKSDYMLFTYRDTYKTLDDLSQDELKLGGLRINPKTNISSTVTYLNNLKVRKLKDREEIQVKGLPQSPKITNITWSPDESKIAFTHTSENGVELWVLEVASASAKKVGSGYLNANLGNPISWFKDNNSLLVNYLPANRKPLINTLVSLPTGPIISTAEGKASQNRTYQDLLKNPADEQNFETLITSELKKVDLSGNAVAFLPANLYTDATFSPDGNYVLVSVLQKPFSYIVPYNRFPSKTFVYDKAGKLVKEVNSLPLNETLPKGFMAVRTGKRSMNWRADEPATLVYVEALDEGDPAKKVEFRDEVFTWKAPFNQAPVSLVKTTQRYGGITWGNEKLAILRDQWYDTRSSRTFVFDPSSKAAPKLIFDRNSQDIYSDPGSFETVKNQYGRNVLAIENGKSYLIGDGHTKKGQFPFIDELDWKTLKTNRIYQSAYKDKLENILSFKDIKTGEVLVMLQSATEYPNYYLRNLKNRMAPVQITDFKNPFAGLEKVHKEVIKYKRKDGVDLSGTLYLPAGYNKKDKLPLLIWAYPQEFVDKNSASQTTLNPNQFTFPAYGSFIFWVTRGYAVLNDAAFPIVGENGAEPNDTFVEQLIANAEAAIKAVDDLGYIDPKRVAVGGHSYGAFMTANLLTHSNLFAAGIARSGAYNRTLTPFGFQREQRNYWDAPEVYNRMSPFMNAHKMKTPILLVHGEADNNPGTFTLQTERYFQALKGLGAPARMVILPKEAHGYVAKENILHLLWEQDQFLEKHLKGKK